From the genome of Rhodothermales bacterium, one region includes:
- a CDS encoding GntP family permease has product MTSAPYWPFIVLFLGIAFVVFLIAVARIHAFLSLMIAAVFVGLLSHTLPGDAALAHVIRAVEIPMREFGVVAGQITFVIALAAIIGTAMLQSGAADRIVNALIGALGETRAAMALFASGFIISIPVFFDTVFFLLLPLVLALRMRTGKDYVLFVMAIAGGAAVTHHLVPPTPGPLIMSETLQIDLGVTIMAGLIAGILPGIAAYAMGARLNRKMGVTFQPSNFVSAPPQQREGGWTPGLLLSLAPVVLPVILISMATVATAIGSDNTAVAFAGNKNVAMFIGTAISLWLWARRKGWGIREVGDAMGEPLQIAGVIILITCAGGAFGAMIKLSGIGDAIQWATADLSVSYILLAWIIAAVMKIAQGSGTVSMITTSSIMLALIGDGAGLPYHPVYILLAIGFGAMVVTWMNDSGFWVVARMSGFTERETLRTWTVTLATIGVVGLVEVLILAALFPMKG; this is encoded by the coding sequence ATGACCTCCGCCCCTTATTGGCCGTTTATCGTCCTGTTTCTCGGGATCGCGTTTGTCGTATTCCTGATCGCGGTTGCCCGCATCCACGCGTTTTTGTCGCTGATGATCGCCGCCGTATTTGTGGGGCTGCTCAGCCACACCCTCCCGGGCGACGCCGCGCTGGCACATGTGATCCGGGCGGTGGAGATCCCGATGAGGGAGTTCGGGGTGGTCGCCGGCCAGATTACCTTCGTCATCGCCCTCGCGGCCATCATCGGGACGGCGATGCTCCAGAGTGGAGCGGCGGACCGGATCGTGAATGCGTTGATCGGCGCGTTGGGCGAGACCCGGGCGGCCATGGCGCTGTTTGCGAGCGGCTTCATCATCAGCATCCCGGTGTTTTTCGACACGGTCTTTTTCCTCCTCCTCCCCCTCGTCCTCGCCCTTCGGATGCGCACGGGTAAGGATTACGTGTTGTTCGTGATGGCCATCGCCGGCGGAGCTGCCGTGACCCACCACCTCGTGCCGCCGACGCCGGGCCCGCTCATCATGTCCGAGACGCTGCAGATCGACCTCGGCGTGACGATCATGGCCGGCCTGATCGCCGGCATCCTACCCGGCATCGCGGCCTACGCGATGGGCGCGCGCCTCAACCGCAAGATGGGGGTCACCTTCCAGCCCTCCAACTTCGTATCCGCCCCCCCTCAGCAGCGCGAAGGCGGGTGGACGCCCGGGTTGCTCCTGTCGCTCGCGCCGGTGGTGCTGCCGGTCATCCTCATCAGCATGGCGACCGTGGCCACGGCCATCGGGAGCGACAATACGGCCGTCGCGTTTGCCGGCAACAAAAACGTGGCGATGTTCATCGGGACGGCGATTTCGCTGTGGCTGTGGGCACGCCGAAAGGGCTGGGGGATTCGCGAGGTGGGGGATGCGATGGGCGAGCCGCTGCAGATCGCGGGCGTGATTATCCTCATCACCTGCGCCGGCGGCGCGTTCGGAGCGATGATCAAGCTCTCCGGCATCGGCGACGCGATCCAGTGGGCGACAGCCGACCTGTCCGTCAGCTACATCCTGCTCGCCTGGATCATCGCGGCGGTGATGAAAATCGCCCAGGGCTCGGGCACCGTGTCGATGATCACCACCTCCAGCATCATGCTCGCCCTGATCGGCGACGGCGCCGGCCTGCCGTATCACCCGGTCTACATCCTGCTCGCCATCGGCTTCGGCGCCATGGTGGTGACCTGGATGAACGACAGCGGCTTCTGGGTCGTGGCCCGCATGAGCGGCTTCACCGAACGCGAAACCTTGCGAAC